Proteins from a single region of Flavobacterium sp. YJ01:
- a CDS encoding DUF1294 domain-containing protein — translation MKVLLLYFLFINFTTFLLTGYDKFQARRHRRRIPEFILFLLAFIGGTIGLLTGMFFFRHKTGKITFIMKFSYIIIVQIVVIYLKMTNNI, via the coding sequence ATGAAAGTTTTATTACTATATTTTTTATTTATAAACTTCACTACTTTTCTGCTTACTGGCTACGATAAATTTCAAGCTAGAAGACACAGAAGGCGAATTCCTGAATTTATACTTTTTTTATTGGCTTTTATCGGCGGAACAATTGGATTATTAACAGGAATGTTTTTCTTCAGACATAAAACGGGAAAAATCACTTTTATTATGAAATTCTCCTATATTATTATCGTTCAGATTGTGGTTATCTATTTAAAAATGACGAATAATATTTAG
- a CDS encoding DUF2007 domain-containing protein: MESFKTIAVFNYQHETVVLKHLLEQEEIPYFFENEMTLSVAPMYSAALGGIKLKVHPNDFEEVQQILDNLNNPLKIV, encoded by the coding sequence ATGGAAAGCTTTAAGACGATCGCAGTATTCAATTATCAGCACGAAACAGTGGTTCTCAAACACTTACTGGAGCAAGAAGAAATCCCTTATTTTTTCGAGAACGAAATGACACTTTCGGTTGCACCAATGTACTCTGCAGCACTCGGCGGAATCAAACTTAAAGTTCATCCAAACGATTTCGAAGAAGTACAGCAAATTTTAGACAATCTCAACAATCCTCTCAAAATCGTTTAA
- a CDS encoding head GIN domain-containing protein produces the protein MRKLIIGAAILFVQMSFGQVTKELGDFDTVKVYDKLSVKLVQSSENKVVVKGTREAELEAVNKNGVLKLRMPFPKLLSGNDLEVTLYYKHLELIDVNEGAEVTSKETLKATSFKVSAQEGGKINVDLNVDKLKVSSVSGGEITVTGKADNLDAGLGAGGYFLGSKLATSQTKVSVSAGGKADVNASTLVDAKVSAGGSIYIYGKPKQINQKTVFGGKIEEVK, from the coding sequence ATGAGAAAGCTAATAATTGGAGCAGCAATTTTATTTGTACAAATGTCTTTTGGTCAGGTTACCAAAGAATTAGGAGATTTTGATACCGTAAAAGTTTACGATAAATTAAGTGTAAAATTAGTTCAATCTTCAGAAAATAAGGTTGTTGTAAAAGGAACAAGAGAAGCAGAGTTGGAAGCTGTTAATAAAAATGGAGTTTTAAAATTGAGAATGCCTTTTCCTAAACTTTTGTCTGGAAACGATCTTGAAGTAACTCTGTATTACAAACATTTAGAACTGATAGATGTTAATGAAGGTGCAGAAGTTACGAGCAAAGAAACTCTAAAAGCGACTTCATTTAAAGTAAGTGCACAAGAAGGTGGAAAAATTAATGTAGATTTGAATGTTGATAAACTAAAAGTAAGTTCAGTTTCTGGTGGAGAAATCACTGTAACTGGTAAAGCAGATAACCTTGATGCTGGTTTAGGAGCAGGCGGATATTTCCTTGGAAGTAAATTAGCCACTTCTCAGACCAAAGTAAGCGTTTCTGCGGGCGGAAAAGCCGATGTTAATGCTTCGACACTAGTCGATGCAAAAGTAAGCGCAGGAGGCTCTATTTACATTTATGGAAAACCAAAACAAATAAACCAGAAAACCGTTTTTGGAGGTAAAATCGAAGAAGTAAAATAA
- a CDS encoding SPFH domain-containing protein, with product MSTAFIIFLVLAFFIFMSSFFTVKQQSSVIIERFGKFQSVRNSGLQLKIPLVDRLAGRVNLKIQQLDVIIETKTRDNVFIKMKVSVQFKVIQEKVYEAFYKLEYPHDQITSYVFDVVRAEVPKLKLDDVFERKDDIAVAVKRELNEAMSTYGYDIINTLVTDIDPDIQVKNAMNRINAADREKTAAEFEAESSRIRIVAKAKAEAESKRLQGQGIADQRREIARGLVESVEVLNNVGINSQEASALIVVTQHYDTLQAIGSDTNSNLILLPNSPQAGSDMLNNMVASFSASNQVGEMMKKNTKKVEKPKQAPRQSGYEDDVQPDVQQ from the coding sequence ATGAGTACAGCATTTATTATCTTTTTAGTATTGGCATTCTTCATTTTCATGTCGTCTTTCTTTACTGTAAAACAACAATCATCTGTAATTATCGAACGATTTGGAAAATTTCAGAGTGTTAGAAATTCAGGATTGCAACTTAAAATTCCGTTGGTTGATAGATTGGCCGGACGTGTAAATCTTAAAATTCAACAGCTTGATGTTATCATCGAAACCAAAACAAGAGACAACGTTTTTATCAAAATGAAAGTTTCTGTTCAGTTTAAAGTTATTCAAGAAAAAGTATACGAAGCATTTTATAAACTAGAATATCCACACGATCAAATTACTTCTTATGTTTTTGACGTTGTTCGTGCCGAAGTTCCAAAACTAAAATTGGATGATGTTTTTGAAAGAAAAGATGATATTGCAGTTGCAGTAAAACGCGAATTGAACGAAGCAATGTCTACTTACGGATATGATATTATCAATACTTTGGTTACTGATATTGATCCAGATATCCAAGTAAAAAATGCGATGAATAGAATCAACGCTGCTGACAGAGAAAAAACGGCTGCTGAATTTGAAGCAGAAAGTTCAAGAATTAGAATTGTTGCAAAAGCAAAAGCCGAAGCAGAAAGTAAACGTTTACAAGGACAAGGTATTGCAGATCAGCGTCGTGAAATTGCAAGAGGTCTTGTAGAAAGTGTTGAAGTTTTAAACAATGTTGGAATTAATTCTCAAGAAGCTTCTGCCCTTATTGTGGTTACACAACATTATGATACTTTACAAGCAATTGGTTCTGATACAAATTCAAACCTAATTCTTTTACCAAACTCTCCACAAGCTGGAAGTGACATGTTAAACAATATGGTTGCTTCATTCTCAGCTTCTAATCAAGTTGGAGAAATGATGAAAAAGAACACTAAAAAGGTTGAAAAACCAAAACAGGCACCAAGACAATCTGGTTATGAAGATGACGTTCAACCAGATGTTCAACAATAA
- the rnr gene encoding ribonuclease R has product MSKKIRKPIKKEKDFSGKILKILSQNANKPFNYKQIGAKLELDDTQSRNQIIKDLKILAAQKKIIETEPGKYLVKAISQDYYEGTIDMTSRKTAYFICDEFEEDVFIPTNNLNRALDKDKVKVYVYNRRKGKRPEGEVIEVIERDKTEFVGVIDMQPNFAFVSTANPKMYTDIFIPKDKIGEAENGDVVLVKIEDWPKRADSPFGSVIRVLGKPGEHNTEIHAILAEYGLPADFPVEVEVFAQKLDTSIQESEIAKRRDMRDTLTFTIDPKDAKDFDDALSFKKLENGNFEIGIHIADVSYYLEEGTILDDEAYQRATSVYLVDRVVPMLPEVLSNFACSLRPNEEKYTFSAVFEVSPTAQVINQWFGRTVIYSDQRFAYEEAQHIIETKGNNTIPVDISITGESYVVSDEIVEATLKLDELAKILRKKRMQQGAISFDKVEVKFNLDAEGEPEGVYFKVSKDANHLIEEFMLLANRKVAEYIGKQKKTFVYRIHDEPNEDKLIAMQTVIAKFGYKIDFRNKGDISKSLNALMEEVNGKKEQNLIDTLAIRSMSKAKYSTDNIGHYGLAFDYYSHFTSPIRRYPDVMVHRLLQYYLDGGASVDEETYETKCLHCSNMENLATNAERDSIKYMQVKYMQDHQDEEFLGVISGVTEWGIYVEIVSNKCEGMVRIREIKEDYYTFDERQYALVGATSNRLLQLGDEIYVKVKNADLVKKQLDFHFLRRAE; this is encoded by the coding sequence ATGAGTAAGAAAATTAGAAAGCCGATAAAAAAAGAGAAAGATTTCTCTGGGAAGATCCTGAAGATTTTATCGCAAAACGCAAATAAGCCATTTAATTACAAACAGATAGGAGCAAAGTTAGAACTTGACGATACACAAAGCAGAAATCAGATTATTAAAGATTTGAAAATTCTAGCGGCTCAAAAGAAAATTATAGAAACAGAACCTGGAAAATATTTAGTTAAAGCAATCAGCCAGGATTATTACGAAGGAACGATAGATATGACCAGCAGAAAAACGGCATATTTTATTTGTGATGAGTTTGAAGAAGATGTTTTTATTCCGACCAATAATTTGAATCGTGCTTTAGATAAAGATAAAGTAAAGGTTTATGTTTATAACAGAAGAAAAGGAAAAAGACCTGAAGGTGAAGTAATTGAAGTTATCGAAAGAGATAAAACAGAATTTGTTGGTGTAATTGATATGCAGCCAAATTTTGCTTTTGTTTCTACTGCAAATCCTAAAATGTATACCGATATTTTTATTCCAAAAGATAAAATTGGAGAAGCAGAAAACGGTGATGTTGTTTTAGTTAAGATTGAAGATTGGCCAAAAAGAGCCGATAGTCCGTTTGGATCTGTAATTCGAGTTCTTGGAAAACCTGGAGAACACAATACTGAGATTCACGCTATTTTAGCTGAATATGGTTTGCCAGCAGATTTTCCGGTAGAAGTAGAGGTCTTTGCACAAAAACTAGATACTTCGATTCAGGAATCTGAGATTGCAAAACGTCGTGATATGCGTGATACACTTACGTTTACGATAGATCCAAAAGATGCAAAAGATTTTGATGATGCTTTGTCTTTCAAAAAATTAGAAAATGGAAACTTCGAAATTGGAATTCATATTGCCGATGTTTCGTATTATTTGGAAGAAGGAACAATTCTGGATGATGAAGCTTACCAAAGAGCAACTTCAGTTTATTTGGTAGATAGAGTAGTGCCAATGCTTCCTGAAGTGTTGTCAAATTTTGCTTGTTCACTTCGTCCAAATGAAGAAAAATATACATTCTCTGCGGTATTTGAAGTTTCTCCGACAGCTCAAGTTATTAACCAATGGTTTGGAAGAACTGTAATTTATTCAGATCAGCGTTTTGCTTACGAAGAGGCTCAGCATATTATTGAAACAAAAGGGAATAATACAATTCCTGTTGATATTTCTATTACAGGAGAATCTTATGTTGTTTCAGATGAAATTGTTGAAGCGACTTTAAAATTGGATGAATTAGCGAAGATTTTAAGAAAGAAAAGAATGCAACAAGGCGCTATTTCTTTTGATAAGGTAGAGGTAAAATTCAATTTAGATGCAGAAGGAGAACCAGAAGGCGTTTACTTCAAAGTTTCAAAAGATGCCAATCATTTGATTGAAGAATTTATGCTTTTGGCTAATAGAAAAGTAGCAGAATACATTGGAAAACAAAAGAAAACCTTTGTTTACCGTATTCACGACGAACCAAATGAAGATAAACTAATTGCAATGCAGACAGTTATCGCTAAATTTGGTTATAAAATTGATTTCCGTAACAAAGGCGATATTTCTAAGTCTTTGAATGCTTTAATGGAAGAAGTAAATGGTAAAAAAGAGCAAAACTTAATTGATACTCTTGCGATTAGAAGTATGAGTAAAGCCAAATATTCGACAGATAATATTGGACATTACGGTTTAGCTTTTGATTATTACAGCCATTTTACATCGCCAATTCGTCGTTATCCAGACGTTATGGTACATCGTTTGTTACAATATTATCTGGATGGAGGAGCTTCTGTAGACGAAGAAACGTACGAAACAAAATGTCTGCATTGTTCAAATATGGAAAATTTAGCAACAAATGCGGAGCGTGACAGTATCAAATACATGCAGGTTAAATACATGCAGGATCATCAGGATGAAGAATTCTTGGGAGTTATTTCTGGAGTTACAGAATGGGGAATTTATGTTGAAATTGTTTCTAATAAATGCGAAGGAATGGTGAGAATCAGAGAAATAAAAGAGGATTACTATACTTTCGATGAAAGACAATATGCATTGGTTGGAGCAACTTCAAACCGTTTATTGCAATTAGGAGACGAGATTTATGTTAAAGTAAAAAATGCAGATTTAGTGAAGAAACAACTTGATTTTCATTTTTTAAGAAGAGCAGAATAA
- a CDS encoding glutamine--tRNA ligase/YqeY domain fusion protein, translated as MASEEKSLNFIEQIIEEDVKSGLSNTKLRFRFPPEPNGYLHIGHASSIALNFGLGIDYQSPVNLRFDDTNPEKEEQEFVDAIKKDVEWLGYTWAEECYASDYFQQLYDWAVFLIKKDKAYVDSQSSEDMAIQKGTPTTPGTDSPYRNRSVEENLDLFERMKNGEFEAGTHILRAKIDMKSTNMLMRDPIMYRILHKHHHRTGDAWKIYPMYDWAHGQSDYLEQISHSFCTLEFLPHRELYDWFLDQIFDDNKLRPKQREFARRNLSHTVVSKRKLQQLVKEKHVNGWDDPRMSTISGLRRRGYTAASLRNFANTIGIAKRDNLINVSVLEFCIREDLNKIAPRVMAVLDPVKLVITNYPEGKEEWLEAENNQEDENAGFRKVPFSRELYIEREDFLEEAPAKFFRLTLGKEVRLKNAYIIKGESVIKDENGNITEIHVTYDTDSLSGSGTEASQRKVSGTLHWVSIQHALEAEVRLYDRLFTDEAPDSYKDKNFLDFVNPNSLEIVTGYVEPSLSTSQNEDKFQFQRLGYFTVDKDSTPSKLVFNKTVGLKDAWEEKGKKEENSINNSLKDINKYFKVESKPERIAIESAIGENIKNISSFSLLQNSLKKNINNNKASLLFSQFILKYSNWKSTDFEEEDIKKLYSMSLKSESTYVRSKALLNLRDIESESFKNQFDDEILKLYSNPPKNASEREIEILSEMVKK; from the coding sequence ATGGCATCAGAAGAGAAATCACTCAATTTTATTGAACAAATCATAGAGGAAGACGTAAAATCAGGTCTTTCAAATACTAAACTTCGCTTTCGTTTTCCACCAGAACCTAATGGTTATTTACACATTGGACACGCGAGTTCTATTGCGTTAAATTTTGGTTTAGGAATTGATTATCAATCTCCTGTGAATTTACGTTTTGATGATACAAACCCTGAAAAAGAAGAACAGGAATTTGTTGATGCTATTAAAAAAGATGTAGAATGGCTGGGTTATACTTGGGCAGAAGAATGTTATGCATCAGATTATTTCCAACAATTATACGATTGGGCAGTTTTCTTAATTAAGAAAGATAAAGCGTATGTTGATAGTCAATCTTCTGAAGATATGGCGATCCAGAAGGGAACTCCAACAACTCCAGGAACTGACAGTCCATACAGAAATCGTTCTGTTGAAGAAAACTTAGATTTATTCGAAAGAATGAAAAACGGTGAATTTGAGGCTGGTACTCATATTCTTCGTGCAAAAATTGACATGAAATCAACAAACATGTTAATGCGTGATCCAATTATGTACAGAATTTTACACAAACATCACCATAGAACTGGAGATGCTTGGAAAATCTATCCAATGTACGATTGGGCACACGGACAAAGTGATTATTTAGAGCAAATTTCTCACTCATTTTGTACACTAGAATTCTTGCCTCACCGTGAATTATACGATTGGTTTTTAGATCAGATTTTTGATGATAACAAACTGCGTCCAAAGCAAAGAGAATTTGCTAGACGTAACTTATCACACACCGTTGTTAGTAAAAGAAAATTACAGCAACTAGTTAAAGAAAAGCATGTTAACGGTTGGGATGATCCAAGAATGTCAACCATTTCTGGATTAAGAAGACGTGGTTATACAGCTGCATCTTTACGTAATTTTGCTAACACAATTGGTATTGCAAAACGTGATAATTTGATCAACGTTTCGGTTTTAGAATTCTGTATTCGTGAAGATTTGAACAAAATTGCACCTCGTGTAATGGCTGTTTTAGATCCAGTAAAACTGGTAATTACCAATTATCCAGAAGGAAAAGAAGAGTGGTTAGAAGCTGAAAATAATCAGGAAGATGAAAATGCAGGATTTAGAAAAGTTCCTTTTTCTCGTGAATTATACATTGAAAGAGAAGACTTTTTAGAAGAAGCTCCAGCTAAATTTTTCCGTTTAACTTTAGGAAAAGAAGTTCGTCTTAAAAATGCTTATATCATTAAAGGTGAATCTGTTATAAAAGATGAAAACGGAAATATTACAGAAATTCATGTAACGTATGATACTGATTCTTTAAGCGGAAGCGGAACTGAAGCAAGCCAAAGAAAAGTATCTGGAACCTTACATTGGGTTTCTATTCAACATGCATTAGAAGCAGAAGTTCGTTTGTACGATCGTTTGTTTACAGATGAAGCACCAGACAGTTATAAAGATAAAAATTTCTTAGATTTTGTGAATCCAAATTCATTAGAAATTGTAACTGGATATGTTGAACCAAGTTTATCAACATCTCAAAATGAAGACAAATTTCAATTTCAACGTTTAGGTTATTTTACTGTTGATAAAGACTCAACTCCTTCAAAATTAGTATTTAACAAAACAGTTGGATTAAAAGATGCTTGGGAAGAAAAGGGTAAAAAAGAAGAAAATAGCATTAATAATTCTTTAAAAGATATCAACAAATATTTTAAAGTTGAGTCTAAACCAGAAAGAATTGCAATTGAAAGTGCAATAGGAGAGAACATCAAAAATATTTCTAGTTTTTCACTTTTGCAGAATTCATTAAAGAAAAATATCAACAATAACAAGGCTTCGCTGTTGTTTTCTCAGTTTATTTTAAAATATTCAAACTGGAAATCAACAGATTTTGAAGAAGAAGATATTAAGAAATTATATTCAATGTCTTTAAAAAGTGAATCGACTTATGTAAGATCAAAAGCACTTTTGAATTTAAGAGATATTGAAAGTGAAAGTTTCAAAAATCAGTTTGATGACGAAATTTTAAAATTATATTCAAATCCTCCAAAAAATGCATCGGAGAGAGAAATTGAAATTTTATCTGAAATGGTAAAAAAGTAA
- a CDS encoding DUF6327 family protein, which translates to MEKKKYSSYAEIDRDLEILKLEKDINYQKLVLSFQKTKESITPQNIVNGFVSSYTDYFRNSYPQILQSIIPFVINWFMNKKRGN; encoded by the coding sequence ATGGAAAAGAAAAAATACTCATCATACGCTGAAATTGACAGAGATTTAGAAATCTTAAAATTGGAAAAAGATATCAATTATCAGAAATTGGTTTTGAGTTTTCAGAAAACTAAAGAAAGCATAACACCGCAAAATATTGTAAACGGATTTGTTTCTTCTTATACAGATTACTTTAGAAATTCTTATCCACAAATTTTACAATCGATTATTCCATTTGTAATCAATTGGTTTATGAATAAAAAAAGAGGCAATTAA
- a CDS encoding competence protein, producing MAFEELKENTEKIQDQTKVYIDSHLAYYKLWGFKVAMKSTTLIFKFTLILVCFTMVLIFGSFAAAYGFGSLFGSNALGFLTVGGIYLFFTILLFFIKDKMVEGPILEKFSEIFFND from the coding sequence ATGGCTTTTGAAGAGTTAAAAGAAAATACTGAAAAAATTCAGGACCAAACTAAAGTTTACATAGACAGCCATTTGGCTTATTATAAACTTTGGGGTTTTAAAGTGGCAATGAAATCTACAACGCTAATTTTTAAGTTTACTTTGATTTTGGTTTGTTTCACAATGGTTTTAATTTTCGGATCTTTTGCAGCAGCTTATGGTTTTGGTTCTTTGTTCGGAAGCAATGCATTAGGATTTTTAACAGTAGGAGGAATCTATCTTTTCTTTACAATTTTACTTTTCTTTATAAAAGACAAAATGGTTGAAGGCCCAATTTTGGAGAAATTCTCAGAAATATTTTTTAATGATTAA
- the rpiB gene encoding ribose 5-phosphate isomerase B — MKISIGNDHAGPEYKKAIVEMLQARGYEVTNYGTDTDASVDYPDFGHPVANDVSEGKADFGIVICGSGNGIAMTVNKHPKVRAGLCWTKEIAYLTRLHNDANIVSIPARFTSIHQAVEIVETFLDTAFEGGRHQNRVNKIACA; from the coding sequence ATGAAAATTTCGATAGGAAACGACCACGCAGGCCCTGAATATAAAAAAGCAATTGTTGAAATGCTGCAGGCAAGAGGATATGAAGTAACAAATTATGGAACAGATACAGATGCGTCTGTAGATTATCCAGATTTTGGACATCCAGTTGCGAATGATGTATCTGAAGGAAAAGCTGATTTTGGAATCGTAATCTGCGGAAGCGGTAACGGAATTGCAATGACTGTTAATAAACACCCGAAAGTAAGAGCTGGTCTGTGCTGGACAAAAGAAATTGCTTATTTAACTCGTTTACACAATGATGCAAATATTGTGAGTATTCCAGCAAGATTTACTTCTATTCATCAAGCGGTTGAAATCGTTGAAACTTTCTTAGATACAGCTTTTGAAGGCGGAAGACATCAAAATAGAGTAAATAAAATTGCTTGCGCGTAA
- a CDS encoding LysE family transporter, translated as MINDILAGLPWGLFLSFMVGPVFFILLETSITKGFRAAIVFDCGVVLGDIFFIAIAYLGSYRLISSLKDKPALFIFGGIIMLAYGIISFVRLKKGEKINDEEIDRDIIKRNYGSLFVKGFLLNVINIGVLGFWLAVIISVGPKLEMQNSRMITFFTAVIITYLLVDCLKILLAKQLKSKMTPTNILKIKKGISIVLMVFGVALMVQGWFPKEKEMVKNAFEKIENK; from the coding sequence ATGATAAATGATATTTTGGCTGGACTGCCATGGGGACTTTTTTTGAGTTTTATGGTAGGTCCGGTATTTTTTATACTATTAGAAACCAGTATTACAAAAGGATTTAGAGCTGCAATAGTTTTTGACTGTGGTGTAGTTTTAGGTGATATATTTTTTATAGCGATCGCTTATTTAGGAAGTTATAGATTGATTTCCAGTTTAAAAGATAAACCTGCATTGTTTATTTTCGGCGGAATAATAATGTTGGCTTATGGTATAATTTCTTTTGTGAGATTAAAAAAAGGAGAAAAAATAAATGATGAAGAAATCGACCGTGATATTATAAAAAGAAACTACGGGAGTTTATTCGTAAAAGGCTTTCTACTGAACGTTATCAACATTGGAGTTCTTGGTTTTTGGCTTGCTGTAATTATTTCTGTCGGACCAAAATTAGAAATGCAAAACTCCAGAATGATTACTTTTTTTACTGCAGTAATCATAACTTATTTACTAGTTGATTGCCTTAAAATATTATTAGCCAAACAATTAAAGTCTAAAATGACACCGACCAATATCCTTAAAATCAAAAAAGGAATTAGTATTGTTTTAATGGTTTTTGGAGTTGCTTTAATGGTTCAAGGTTGGTTTCCAAAAGAAAAAGAAATGGTTAAAAATGCTTTTGAGAAGATAGAAAATAAGTAA
- the gltX gene encoding glutamate--tRNA ligase — protein MSKQVRVRFAPSPTGPLHIGGVRTALFNYLFAKKHNGVFYLRIEDTDQTRFVPGAEAYIMEALEWLGIAPEETVGKNEKFGPYRQSERKDLYQQYANQLINSGWAYYAFDTPESLDALRKEQEAEGKTFIYNHTNREKLDTSLVISAEEVAKRIANGKHYVIRFKTPVDETLHLKDIIRGDVKFETNLLDDKVLFKSDGMPTYHLANIVDDHLMETSHVIRGEEWLPSMPLHVLLYKAFGWEAPEFAHLPLILKPIGNGKLSKRDGDKMGFPVFPLEWKTEEGVSSGYRENGFFPEAVVNFLALLGWNDGTEKEIFSLEELAASFDLNRVHKAGAKFDPEKNKWFNHQYLVKQNDVDLAKSFSPILEEKGFSTPLEVTTRIVSLIKERANFVSEFWDLTDFFFQAPKSYDEKASKNWKEETPTLMQELISVLENIEDFTSANIEAIVKDWLMKNEIGMGKVMQPFRLSLVGALKGPHLFDIVEIIGKEETIARIQKAISSL, from the coding sequence ATGTCAAAGCAAGTTCGTGTGCGTTTTGCACCAAGTCCGACTGGACCATTACATATTGGCGGAGTTCGTACTGCCCTATTTAATTATTTATTTGCAAAGAAACATAACGGTGTTTTTTATCTTAGAATTGAAGATACAGATCAGACTCGTTTTGTTCCAGGTGCAGAAGCTTACATTATGGAAGCGCTGGAATGGTTAGGAATTGCTCCTGAAGAAACGGTTGGAAAAAATGAAAAGTTTGGTCCGTACAGACAAAGCGAACGTAAAGATTTATACCAACAATATGCAAATCAACTGATCAATTCGGGTTGGGCTTATTATGCTTTTGATACTCCAGAATCTTTGGATGCTTTGAGAAAAGAACAAGAAGCCGAAGGAAAAACATTTATTTACAATCATACAAACCGTGAAAAATTAGATACATCTTTAGTAATTTCTGCGGAAGAAGTTGCTAAAAGAATTGCAAATGGAAAACATTATGTGATTCGTTTTAAAACTCCGGTTGATGAAACTTTACATTTGAAAGATATCATTCGTGGAGATGTGAAGTTTGAAACTAATCTTTTGGATGATAAAGTTTTATTCAAAAGTGACGGAATGCCGACTTACCATTTAGCAAATATTGTAGATGATCATTTGATGGAAACTTCACATGTAATTCGTGGGGAAGAATGGTTGCCATCTATGCCACTTCACGTTTTATTATACAAAGCATTTGGTTGGGAAGCTCCAGAATTTGCTCATTTACCTTTGATTTTAAAACCAATTGGAAATGGAAAATTATCTAAAAGAGATGGAGACAAAATGGGATTCCCAGTATTTCCATTAGAATGGAAAACTGAAGAAGGTGTTTCATCAGGATATAGAGAGAACGGATTTTTTCCCGAAGCAGTCGTAAACTTTTTAGCTTTACTTGGATGGAATGACGGAACTGAAAAAGAAATATTTTCTTTAGAAGAATTAGCAGCATCTTTTGACTTAAACCGAGTTCATAAAGCCGGAGCTAAATTTGATCCAGAGAAAAACAAATGGTTCAATCACCAATATTTAGTAAAACAAAATGATGTAGATTTAGCGAAAAGCTTCTCTCCTATTTTAGAAGAAAAAGGCTTCTCGACTCCGCTCGAAGTGACAACTCGCATTGTGTCACTTATCAAAGAAAGAGCAAATTTCGTTTCTGAATTTTGGGATTTGACTGATTTCTTTTTCCAAGCGCCAAAATCTTATGATGAAAAAGCAAGCAAAAACTGGAAAGAAGAAACTCCAACTTTAATGCAAGAACTAATTTCTGTTTTAGAAAATATCGAAGATTTTACTTCTGCAAATATTGAAGCAATTGTAAAAGATTGGTTAATGAAAAACGAAATCGGAATGGGTAAAGTAATGCAACCTTTCCGTTTAAGTTTGGTTGGAGCGCTTAAAGGTCCTCACCTATTTGACATTGTTGAAATCATTGGAAAAGAAGAAACTATCGCTAGAATTCAAAAAGCAATTTCAAGTTTATAA
- a CDS encoding YtxH domain-containing protein produces the protein MSKNLNTAAAILAAAAAGAAIGILFAPDKGSKTRAKIKEGIDDAKGNIKDSFDASSEVLREKFTSATQNLDGTLTELLSNVSHKTEEVITFLESKLADLKAQNAKLQK, from the coding sequence ATGTCTAAAAATTTAAATACAGCAGCGGCAATCTTAGCGGCTGCAGCGGCAGGAGCAGCGATCGGAATTTTATTTGCTCCAGATAAAGGATCAAAAACGAGAGCAAAAATTAAAGAAGGTATCGATGATGCAAAAGGTAATATCAAAGATTCTTTTGATGCCAGCTCAGAAGTTTTACGTGAAAAATTTACAAGTGCTACTCAAAACCTTGATGGAACTTTGACTGAATTACTTTCAAATGTTAGCCATAAAACGGAAGAAGTAATCACTTTTTTAGAATCTAAATTAGCTGATTTAAAAGCGCAAAACGCTAAACTTCAGAAATAA
- the folB gene encoding dihydroneopterin aldolase — MGVIKLKNIRTFSYHGCLIEEGKIGSDYTVDLKIKTNLQKSAETDHLLDTVDYVHLNKIVTEEMAIRSHLLEHVAKRINIRVLAEIETVEKTTVWVSKINPPIGGDVESVTIKMTEIRK; from the coding sequence ATGGGAGTTATAAAATTGAAAAACATTCGTACTTTTTCTTACCACGGATGTTTAATTGAAGAAGGAAAAATTGGATCTGATTATACTGTCGATCTAAAAATTAAAACCAATTTACAAAAATCAGCAGAAACAGATCATCTTTTAGACACTGTTGACTATGTTCATTTGAACAAAATTGTTACTGAAGAAATGGCAATTCGTTCGCATTTATTAGAACATGTGGCTAAAAGAATCAATATTCGTGTCTTGGCAGAGATAGAAACTGTAGAAAAAACAACAGTTTGGGTTTCTAAAATAAATCCGCCTATTGGTGGTGATGTTGAGTCAGTTACTATAAAAATGACGGAAATTAGAAAGTAA